A single genomic interval of Halomonas sp. GT harbors:
- a CDS encoding ComF family protein — protein sequence MYVTRLVHCVSTWAKKGLPGYCAFCLSPGQTSGGWCQECFEQLPWNVNACWQCKEPLDVGDIASVQSVCVHCRENPPAFTAATAELLFEGPVRDLVHDFKFNASPRAGMLLVELMMTKSPSCLGGGLLPVPMHTIRARQRGFNQSHWLAHQLGKRVKLPVLSAECSQQLPSQRTLSRRERASNLVGAFHIEGPLPSHLTIIDDVVTTGATCQALAEEALRAGAKRVDIWTVARTPLVHN from the coding sequence ATGTATGTGACGCGGTTAGTGCATTGTGTAAGCACATGGGCCAAAAAGGGGCTGCCAGGCTACTGCGCGTTTTGCCTTTCTCCCGGGCAAACCAGTGGTGGTTGGTGTCAGGAGTGTTTTGAACAGTTGCCGTGGAATGTGAATGCTTGCTGGCAGTGTAAAGAGCCTTTGGATGTTGGGGACATAGCATCCGTTCAATCTGTTTGTGTCCACTGTCGAGAGAACCCTCCGGCGTTTACCGCCGCAACGGCGGAGCTTTTATTTGAAGGGCCGGTACGTGATCTGGTACATGATTTTAAATTTAATGCATCGCCCCGTGCGGGCATGTTGCTGGTAGAGCTGATGATGACTAAATCACCTAGCTGTTTGGGAGGAGGTCTCTTGCCTGTGCCGATGCATACTATTCGAGCGCGGCAGCGTGGCTTCAATCAGTCTCACTGGTTGGCTCATCAACTAGGCAAACGGGTCAAATTGCCCGTGTTATCGGCTGAATGTAGTCAGCAGCTGCCTTCTCAACGGACGTTAAGCAGAAGGGAGCGAGCAAGCAATTTAGTAGGCGCCTTTCATATTGAGGGTCCGCTCCCATCACATCTCACGATTATTGACGACGTTGTTACTACTGGCGCGACCTGCCAAGCACTTGCTGAAGAAGCGCTTCGTGCTGGGGCTAAACGTGTCGATATTTGGACAGTTGCTCGAACACCTCTGGTACATAATTGA